A region from the Fusarium graminearum PH-1 chromosome 4, whole genome shotgun sequence genome encodes:
- a CDS encoding phenol 2-monooxygenase, translating into MAGSTKTDHVDVLIVGAGPAGLMMATWLAKCGIKTRIVDKRGTKIFNGQADGLQCRTLEIFDSFGFANRAWIESNHMLEISLWNPDENGTLRRSARIPDTVPGISRFQQVVLHQGRIERFFLDAIKDFSKGEIEVERGVLPTSLEIDTSVVEDPGAYPITVNLRHLSEEEAQPKQASTSDNGTTIQDGLFRSNLSPDDTADMLKAAELDSKANAVETIKAKYMLGADGAHSWVRKELGFKLEGESTDYIWGVLDIVPVTNFPDIRQRCAIHSASSGSVMVIPRENKLVRLYIQLTTTEKINGQDSRADRSWITPQVILESAQKILAPYTLTYRKLDWWTAYQIGQRVGSNFSSHNRVFLAGDAVHTHSPKAGQGMNVSMQDSFNLGWKIANVVKGLASRSILDTYEVERKGIANALIDFDHKFSRLFSGRPAKDIMDEEGISMDEFKEAFEKGNLFASGIAVDYEKSMIVAKPDSTSADDNILKRQALAPEIKLGMRVPSVKVLNQSDARPWHLQELLPSNGTWRLLIFPGNIDLERQNKRMKTLCDKLSAQSSFLKRFTPPSARYDSVIEVLTIHASERQCHDLFDFPEVLRPYDEIDGWDYNKIFADDKSYHEGHGKLYQNFGIKPDEGCVVVLRPDQYVALVGYLDDYEALDSFFSGFMIPQKR; encoded by the exons ATGGCTGGTAGTACAAAGACAGATCATGTCGATGTCCTGATTGTCGGAGCCGGACCCGCAGGTCTCATGATGGCCACCTGGCTCGCCAAGTGCGGCATCAAAACTCGCATTGTCGATAAGAGAGGAACAAAG ATCTTCAATGGCCAAGCAGACGGTCTTCAATGTCGAACACTTGAGATCTTTGACTCATTCGGCTTCGCTAACCGAGCGTGGATTGAGTCAAATCACATGCTTGAAATCTCCCTCTGGAACCCCGATGAGAATGGCACTCTTCGTCGAAGCGCCAGAATTCCCGACACGGTTCCTGGCATCAGTCGTTTTCAACAAgttgttcttcatcaaggccgCATTGAGAGATTCTTCCTCGATGCTATCAAAGATTTTAGCAAAGGCGAGATTGAGGTTGAGCGAGGAGTACTACCGACAAGTCTTGAAATTGATACTTCGGTGGTTGAAGACCCAGGTGCCTATCCCATCACTGTGAACCTTCGACATCTgagcgaagaagaagctcaaccaaaACAGGCATCCACATCCGACAATGGAACGACTATTCAAGATGGGTTATTCCGAAGTAATCTCTCACCCGATGATACAGCCGACATGCTAAAGGCAGCCGAACTCGACAGCAAGGCCAACGCTGTCGAAACAATCAAGGCAAAGTACATGCTTGGTGCAGACGGCGCTCACTCATGGGTTCGAAAAGAACTAGGCTTCAAGCTTGAAGGTGAATCTACGGATTACATCTGGGGTGTCCTAGATATTGTGCCCGTCACTAATTTCCCTGACATTCGACAGCGTTGTGCTATTCACTCAGCCAGTTCGGGGAGTGTCATGGTGATTCCTCGAGAAAACAAGCTGGTCAGATTGTATATTCAGCTTACAACGACGGAAAAGATTAATGGGCAGGATTCAAGAGCGGATCGGTCTTGGATCACACCTCAAGTTATTCTTGAGTCGGCGCAGAAGATTCTGGCTCCGTATACGTTGACGTATCGAAAGTTGGATTGGTGGACTGCTTATCAGATCGGTCAACGCGTTGGATCCAACTTTTCGTCTCACAATAGGGTTTTCCTGGCTGGCGATGCTGTACACACTCATAG TCCGAAAGCTGGCCAAGGAATGAATGTCAGCATGCAAGATT CTTTCAATCTCGGATGGAAGATCGCCAACGTCGTCAAGGGTCTTGCAAGCAGATCCATTCTCGACACTTATGAAGTCGAAAGAAAAGGAATTGCGAACGCCCTTATTGACTTTGACCACAAGTTCTCGCGTCTCTTCTCAGGTCGTCCTGCAAAGGAtatcatggatgaagagggcATCAGTATGGATGAGTTCAAAGAGGCCTTTGAGAAGGGTAACCTGTTTGCTAGTGGAATTG CTGTGGACTATGAAAAGAGCATGATTGTCGCAAAGCCGGATTCTACGTCTGCTGACGACAACATTTTAAAGAGGCAAGCCTTGGCACCAGAGATCAAACTTGGCATGCGAGTTCCTAGTGTCAAGGTTCTTAACCAGTCTGATGCTCGACCctggcatcttcaagaactCCTTCCAAGTAACGGTACATGGAGACTTCTCATCTTCCCCGGAAACATCGATCTCGAGCGCCAGaacaaaagaatgaagaCCCTATGCGATAAACTCTCAGCTCAATCATCATTCCTAAAGCGCTTCACACCGCCATCCGCTCGATATGACTCAGTCATTGAAGTGCTCACCATCCATGCCTCAGAACGTCAATGTCATGATCTTTTTGACTTTCCCGAGGTTCTCCGTCCTTATGACGAgattgatggatgggattATAATAAGATATTTGCTGATGACAAGTCTTACCACGAAGGGCATGGAAAATTGTATCAGAACTTTGGAATCAAGCCTGATGAAGGGTGTGTTGTGGTGTTGCGACCGGATCAGTATGTGGCATTGGTTGGATACCTTGATGACTATGAGGCACTTGATAGTTTCTTTTCTGGTTTCATGATACCTCAGAAGAGATAG